In Sander lucioperca isolate FBNREF2018 chromosome 12, SLUC_FBN_1.2, whole genome shotgun sequence, one DNA window encodes the following:
- the LOC116059179 gene encoding uncharacterized protein LOC116059179 isoform X3 encodes MKNFLPKFALKKLSTYVAVIVIFVHNVVLDKDLECSCKRQALDCNYYMIMPFFIIFVLQLWTDRTFLRAWKYTCACTCMCTDDCKKDFKTRCKLFSILVYHIVKAVLVGLLWVTSVFIDGDWYVCCQNDHSEQQAQLACKNKDNLTAEEKAIIAELKNHSMVIGMSLLFCTLFLAALISSFGRMTCCKDSSCCNRNILYYKVILDEEENVLKEILTKAAKEKLTDAVKLKMGEPKWQKCFDVAKELIEQPTAPTFPEAAGNQEHIPLEQRRSEVQRPEDRRPEDRQPETGVSSFNGGGAGENGGES; translated from the exons ATGAAGAACTTCCTGCCAAAGTTCGCTCTCAAAAAACTCAGCACCTACGTCGCAGTGATTGTGATTTTTGTGCACAATGTTGTGCTTGACAAAGATTTGGAGTGCTCATGCAAACGACAAGCTCTTGACTGCAATTACTACATGATTATGCCGTTCtttattatatttgttttacaACTCTGGACGGACAGAACATTTCTGAGAGCCTGGAAGTATACCTGCGcctgtacatgtatgtgtacagATGACTGCAAGAAAGACTTTAAAACACGTTGCAAACTGTTCAGCATTTTAGTTTATCACATTGTCAAGGCCGTGTTGGTAGGTCTGCTGTGGGTTACCTCTGTGTTCATTGATGGAGACTGGTATGTTTGCTGTCAGAATGATCATTCTGAACAACAGGCTCAGTTAGCctgcaaaaacaaagacaacctGACAGCTGAGGAAAAGGCGATCATCGCTGAACTGAAAAACCATTCAATG GTTATCGGCATGTCTCTGCTCTTTTGTACCCTGTTCCTGGCTGCCTTGATATCATCATTTGGACGGATGACATGCTGTAAGGATTCAAGTTGTTGCAACAGAAATATTCTGTACTACAAAGTGATTTTGGATGAGGAGGaaaatgtgctgaaagagatTTTGACAAAAGCGGCAAAAGAAAAGTTGACTGACGCAGTCAAGTTGAAAATGGGTGAACCCAAGTGGCAAAAATGTTTTGATGTTGCTAAAGAACTGATTGAACAACCCACTGCACCTACATTTCCAGAAGCAGCCGGAAACCAG GAGCACATTCCTCTTGAACAACGGAGATCAGAGGTTCAAAGGCCAGAGGATCGGAGGCCAGAGGATCGGCAGCCAGAG ACAGGTGTCTCCTCTTTTAACGGCGGCGGAGCAGGAGAGAACGGAGGAGAATCCTGA
- the LOC116059182 gene encoding uncharacterized protein LOC116059182 isoform X1, with translation MENRRIHLACGSFCTYIAVIAVFILFGRDFECTCQPQVLDCNVYLYLPAFIVYLLILWTDGSFRSVYRLLCRGVPRGTHTHTCSFWGSLFYHIFKAAFIGLLWVVVVLIDGDWYVCCQNDRSEQQRQLACKAVGRITEEERVTIAKLRNMSRVFGSFLFLVIVCVPFLMAYFRWMISSRRKLYEKLMLEEEEKVLKEVLRKSAKETLSRAIEDRVRRNRWEECCNVAADLITSEENFPEHEEQQQTGET, from the exons ATGGAGAACAGACGTATACATCTGGCTTGTGGAAGTTTCTGCACCTACATCGCAGTCATCGCCGTTTTCATCCTGTTTGGCAGAGACTTTGAATGCACCTGCCAACCACAAGTCTTGGACTGCAACGTGTACCTGTATCTGCCAGCTTTTATAGTTTACCTGTTGATTCTGTGGACAGACGGCTCGTTTCGGAGCGTCTACAGACTCCTGTGCAGAGGTGTGCCCCGaggcacacacacccacacctgcAGTTTTTGGGGTTCTTTATTCTATCACATTTTCAAGGCAGCGTTCATCGGCCTGCTGTGGGTTGTCGTGGTTTTAATCGATGGAGACTGGTACGTCTGCTGTCAGAACGATCGCTCTGAACAACAGAGACAGTTGGCCTGCAAAGCCGTGGGGAGGATCACTGAAGAGGAACGAGTAACCATCGCTAAACTGAGGAACATGTCCAGG GTTTTTGGCTCCTTTCTCTTCTTGGTTATCGTTTGTGTGCCATTCCTGATGGCGTATTTCAGATGGATGATATCTTCCAGAAGGAAACTGTATGAGAAACTGATgttagaggaggaggaaaaggtgCTGAAGGAGGTTCTGAGGAAATCAGCCAAAGAGACGCTGAGCAGAGCGATCGAGGACAGAGTACGAAGGAACCGATGGGAGGAGTGTTGCAATGTGGCTGCAGATCTGATTACATCTGAAGAGAACTTTCCTGAACACGAGGAGCAACAACAAACAGGGGAAACATGA
- the LOC116059179 gene encoding uncharacterized protein LOC116059179 isoform X2: MKNFLPKFALKKLSTYVAVIVIFVHNVVLDKDLECSCKRQALDCNYYMIMPFFIIFVLQLWTDRTFLRAWKYTCACTCMCTDDCKKDFKTRCKLFSILVYHIVKAVLVGLLWVTSVFIDGDWYVCCQNDHSEQQAQLACKNKDNLTAEEKAIIAELKNHSMVIGMSLLFCTLFLAALISSFGRMTCCKDSSCCNRNILYYKVILDEEENVLKEILTKAAKEKLTDAVKLKMGEPKWQKCFDVAKELIEQPTAPTFPEAAGNQEHIPLEQRRSEDRRPEEPEDRRPEARRPEDRRPEARRPEDRRPEDRRPEARRPEVNPFNHHQTVVCVTLIRSVFHIDCPDLYILLYNYFSKLK; the protein is encoded by the exons ATGAAGAACTTCCTGCCAAAGTTCGCTCTCAAAAAACTCAGCACCTACGTCGCAGTGATTGTGATTTTTGTGCACAATGTTGTGCTTGACAAAGATTTGGAGTGCTCATGCAAACGACAAGCTCTTGACTGCAATTACTACATGATTATGCCGTTCtttattatatttgttttacaACTCTGGACGGACAGAACATTTCTGAGAGCCTGGAAGTATACCTGCGcctgtacatgtatgtgtacagATGACTGCAAGAAAGACTTTAAAACACGTTGCAAACTGTTCAGCATTTTAGTTTATCACATTGTCAAGGCCGTGTTGGTAGGTCTGCTGTGGGTTACCTCTGTGTTCATTGATGGAGACTGGTATGTTTGCTGTCAGAATGATCATTCTGAACAACAGGCTCAGTTAGCctgcaaaaacaaagacaacctGACAGCTGAGGAAAAGGCGATCATCGCTGAACTGAAAAACCATTCAATG GTTATCGGCATGTCTCTGCTCTTTTGTACCCTGTTCCTGGCTGCCTTGATATCATCATTTGGACGGATGACATGCTGTAAGGATTCAAGTTGTTGCAACAGAAATATTCTGTACTACAAAGTGATTTTGGATGAGGAGGaaaatgtgctgaaagagatTTTGACAAAAGCGGCAAAAGAAAAGTTGACTGACGCAGTCAAGTTGAAAATGGGTGAACCCAAGTGGCAAAAATGTTTTGATGTTGCTAAAGAACTGATTGAACAACCCACTGCACCTACATTTCCAGAAGCAGCCGGAAACCAG GAGCACATTCCTCTTGAACAACGGAGATCAGAG GATCGGAGGCCAGAGGAACCAGAGGATCGGCGGCCAGAGGCTCGGAGGCCAGAGGATCGGCGGCCAGAGGCTCGGAGGCCAGAGGATCGGCGGCCAGAGGATCGGAGGCCAGAGGCTCGGAGGCCAGAGGTAAATCCATTTAACCATCACCAAACTGTAGTCTGTGTAACTCTTATCAGATCAGTTTTCCACATTGACTGTCCAGATTTATACATCTTATTGTATAATTATTTTTCCAAATTAAAGTAA
- the LOC116059179 gene encoding uncharacterized protein LOC116059179 isoform X1, giving the protein MKNFLPKFALKKLSTYVAVIVIFVHNVVLDKDLECSCKRQALDCNYYMIMPFFIIFVLQLWTDRTFLRAWKYTCACTCMCTDDCKKDFKTRCKLFSILVYHIVKAVLVGLLWVTSVFIDGDWYVCCQNDHSEQQAQLACKNKDNLTAEEKAIIAELKNHSMVIGMSLLFCTLFLAALISSFGRMTCCKDSSCCNRNILYYKVILDEEENVLKEILTKAAKEKLTDAVKLKMGEPKWQKCFDVAKELIEQPTAPTFPEAAGNQEHIPLEQRRSEVQRPEDRRPEDRQPEDRRPEEPEDRRPEARRPEDRRPEARRPEDRRPEDRRPEARRPEVNPFNHHQTVVCVTLIRSVFHIDCPDLYILLYNYFSKLK; this is encoded by the exons ATGAAGAACTTCCTGCCAAAGTTCGCTCTCAAAAAACTCAGCACCTACGTCGCAGTGATTGTGATTTTTGTGCACAATGTTGTGCTTGACAAAGATTTGGAGTGCTCATGCAAACGACAAGCTCTTGACTGCAATTACTACATGATTATGCCGTTCtttattatatttgttttacaACTCTGGACGGACAGAACATTTCTGAGAGCCTGGAAGTATACCTGCGcctgtacatgtatgtgtacagATGACTGCAAGAAAGACTTTAAAACACGTTGCAAACTGTTCAGCATTTTAGTTTATCACATTGTCAAGGCCGTGTTGGTAGGTCTGCTGTGGGTTACCTCTGTGTTCATTGATGGAGACTGGTATGTTTGCTGTCAGAATGATCATTCTGAACAACAGGCTCAGTTAGCctgcaaaaacaaagacaacctGACAGCTGAGGAAAAGGCGATCATCGCTGAACTGAAAAACCATTCAATG GTTATCGGCATGTCTCTGCTCTTTTGTACCCTGTTCCTGGCTGCCTTGATATCATCATTTGGACGGATGACATGCTGTAAGGATTCAAGTTGTTGCAACAGAAATATTCTGTACTACAAAGTGATTTTGGATGAGGAGGaaaatgtgctgaaagagatTTTGACAAAAGCGGCAAAAGAAAAGTTGACTGACGCAGTCAAGTTGAAAATGGGTGAACCCAAGTGGCAAAAATGTTTTGATGTTGCTAAAGAACTGATTGAACAACCCACTGCACCTACATTTCCAGAAGCAGCCGGAAACCAG GAGCACATTCCTCTTGAACAACGGAGATCAGAGGTTCAAAGGCCAGAGGATCGGAGGCCAGAGGATCGGCAGCCAGAGGATCGGAGGCCAGAGGAACCAGAGGATCGGCGGCCAGAGGCTCGGAGGCCAGAGGATCGGCGGCCAGAGGCTCGGAGGCCAGAGGATCGGCGGCCAGAGGATCGGAGGCCAGAGGCTCGGAGGCCAGAGGTAAATCCATTTAACCATCACCAAACTGTAGTCTGTGTAACTCTTATCAGATCAGTTTTCCACATTGACTGTCCAGATTTATACATCTTATTGTATAATTATTTTTCCAAATTAAAGTAA
- the LOC116059182 gene encoding uncharacterized protein LOC116059182 isoform X2 → MENRRIHLACGSFCTYIAVIAVFILFGRDFECTCQPQVLDCNVYLYLPAFIVYLLILWTDGSFRSVYRLLCRGVPRGTHTHTCSFWGSLFYHIFKAAFIGLLWVVVVLIDGDWYVCCQNDRSEQQRQLACKAVGRITEEERVTIAKLRNMSRVFGSFLFLVIVCVPFLMAYFRWTLSRAIEDRVRRNRWEECCNVAADLITSEENFPEHEEQQQTGET, encoded by the exons ATGGAGAACAGACGTATACATCTGGCTTGTGGAAGTTTCTGCACCTACATCGCAGTCATCGCCGTTTTCATCCTGTTTGGCAGAGACTTTGAATGCACCTGCCAACCACAAGTCTTGGACTGCAACGTGTACCTGTATCTGCCAGCTTTTATAGTTTACCTGTTGATTCTGTGGACAGACGGCTCGTTTCGGAGCGTCTACAGACTCCTGTGCAGAGGTGTGCCCCGaggcacacacacccacacctgcAGTTTTTGGGGTTCTTTATTCTATCACATTTTCAAGGCAGCGTTCATCGGCCTGCTGTGGGTTGTCGTGGTTTTAATCGATGGAGACTGGTACGTCTGCTGTCAGAACGATCGCTCTGAACAACAGAGACAGTTGGCCTGCAAAGCCGTGGGGAGGATCACTGAAGAGGAACGAGTAACCATCGCTAAACTGAGGAACATGTCCAGG GTTTTTGGCTCCTTTCTCTTCTTGGTTATCGTTTGTGTGCCATTCCTGATGGCGTATTTCAGATGG ACGCTGAGCAGAGCGATCGAGGACAGAGTACGAAGGAACCGATGGGAGGAGTGTTGCAATGTGGCTGCAGATCTGATTACATCTGAAGAGAACTTTCCTGAACACGAGGAGCAACAACAAACAGGGGAAACATGA
- the LOC116059181 gene encoding uncharacterized protein LOC116059181 → MKNIFPDFALKQLGLFVAIIVIFFYNVVLDRDYECNCEERCSDCIVYMALPSGIIFVLQLWMDKTFIYTCDISTCKSCCKGCCYVVYHVIKAVFVSLLWVTSVLIDGDWYVCCEINQSEQQKLLACKEKNNRTAEERTTIAELKNHSRLWGMILLLGIVIVAAVGSSIGRKKSCGRPCCTESPCCCTDSGCCYTNILYEEVKLDEEENVLKEIMKKEAKAEVTERLENYWQQTKVEGEWVPHQVCLSPTGNQSQHSNP, encoded by the exons ATGAAGAACATCTTTCCAGATTTCGCTCTCAAACAACTTGGCTTATTTGTGGCAatcattgtgatttttttctacAATGTTGTGCTTGACAGGGATTACGAGTGCAATTGTGAAGAAAGATGTAGTGACTGCATTGTCTACATGGCTTTGCCATCTGGtattatatttgttttacaACTCTGGATGGACAAGACATTTATATATACATGCGATATATCTACATGTAAATCTTGCTGTAAAGGTTGTTGTTATGTAGTTTACCACGTTATCAAGGCAGTTTTTGTCAGTCTGCTGTGGGTTACCTCTGTGTTAATCGATGGAGACTGGTATGTTTGCTGTGAGATAAATCAGTCTGAACAACAGAAACTGTTAGCctgcaaagagaaaaacaaccgCACAGCTGAGGAACGAACAACCATCGCTGAACTGAAAAACCATTCAAGG ctttgGGGTATGATTTTACTCTTGGGTATCGTCATTGTGGCTGCCGTTGGCTCTTCAATTGGACGGAAGAAAAGCTGTGGCCGCCCATGCTGTACAGAGTCCCCTTGTTGCTGTACGGATTCAGGTTGTTGCTACACAAACATTCTGTATGAGGAAGTGAAATTGGACGAGGAGGaaaatgtgctgaaagagattatgaaaaaagaagcaaaagcaGAGGTGACAGAACGCCTAGAAAACTATTGGCAGCAAACAA AGGTGGAGGGAGAATGGGTCCCTCACCAAGTGTGTCTTTCACCGACAGGAAACCAG TCACAGCATAGCAACCCATAA
- the LOC116059176 gene encoding L-selectin-like translates to MGYDEGLWYDDDCDIGRYPVCVDVRGSNVTFVFINTRMTWTKARSYCRDHYTDLASVRNMAENQKVQEVIPGGEYPWIGLFRDTWKWSDGSTSSFSFWKNGQPDNKNGNEACVAADFSQSGTWEDWPCDMERAFICYGPVVSKKVMKVKFENKKNLDLNDPAVMEAMLKQLKQKLRDQGLDDNIKLSWRKQADGKVFHKEDKKTNKRRRKRDEL, encoded by the exons ATGGGTTATGATGAAGGACTCTGGTACGACGACGATTGTGACATCGGCCGTTATCCAGTCTGCGTAGATGTCAGAG GGTCAAATGTGACTTTTGTCTTCATCAACACCCGTATGACATGGACTAAAGCCCGGAGCTACTGCAGAGATCACTACACAGACCTG GCCAGTGTGAGAAACATGGCAGAGAACCAGAAGGTACAGGAGGTGATACCTGGAGGAGAATATCCATGGATTGGCCTTTTCAGAGACACCTGGAAGTGGTCAGATGGAAGTACCTCCTCATTCAGCTTCTGGAAGAACGGGCAACCTGATAACAAGAACGGGAACGAGGCTTGTGTGGCTGCAGACTTCAGCCAATCAGGAACCTGGGAGGACTGGCCCTGTGACATGGAGAGAGCGTTCATTTGCTACGGTCCAG tggTGTCAAAGAAAGTGATGAAAGTGAAGTTTGAGAACAAGAAGAATCTGGATCTGAATGACCCTGCTGTGATGGAGGCCATGTTGAAGCAG CTGAAACAGAAGCTGAGGGACCAGGGGCTGGACGACAACATCAAACTGAGCTGGAGGAAGCAGGCCGATGGAAAAGTCTTCCACAAGGAAGACAAGAAGACaaacaagaggaggaggaagagggatgaGCTGTAA